From Polyodon spathula isolate WHYD16114869_AA chromosome 24, ASM1765450v1, whole genome shotgun sequence, one genomic window encodes:
- the LOC121298831 gene encoding growth arrest-specific protein 1: MRTLCGALALLGWLLVTLDAQYICWQALFRCQQEKDCELAYNQYLTACDVYLKGNRRQCPSHCISALVRLNQTQNGPDLESCDCGQDGQCSRAKRAIEPCLPRRYPGDASGIGCTEARQRCEEEPGCHPMLTAYLSNCGQLFNGRKCTLKCKTTIQQMLFIPNGVLLNRCVCDGVERPFCEVVKENMVKLCFGDQGFSTTGPDAEDLYEDEDYELRPDRDEVESDTVYSNHPPFLVSVGLQLGLILAWRLLC; the protein is encoded by the coding sequence ATGAGAACTCTATGCGGCGCCTTGGCGCTTTTAGGATGGCTACTGGTGACTCTCGATGCCCAGTATATTTGCTGGCAAGCTCTGTTCAGGTGCCAGCAGGAGAAAGACTGCGAACTGGCGTACAATCAATACCTAACAGCCTGCGATGtttacttgaaagggaacaggaGACAGTGCCCCAGCCACTGCATCAGCGCCCTGGTCAGACTGAACCAGACCCAGAATGGCCCGGATCTGGAGAGCTGTGACTGCGGTCAGGACGGACAGTGCAGTAGGGCCAAGCGAGCCATTGAGCCCTGTCTGCCCCGCAGGTATCCCGGGGATGCGTCCGGTATTGGGTGTACCGAAGCCCGCCAACGCTGCGAGGAAGAACCTGGCTGCCACCCCATGCTTACAGCCTACCTCTCCAACTGTGGGCAACTGTTCAACGGCAGAAAATGCACCTTAAAGTGCAAGACTACCATTCAGCAGATGCTTTTCATCCCAAACGGAGTGCTCCTCAACCGCTGCGTCTGTGACGGGGTGGAGAGACCCTTCTGTGAGGTGGTCAAGGAAAACATGGTGAAGCTGTGCTTTGGGGACCAGGGCTTCTCCACCACGGGCCCAGACGCAGAGGATTTGTATGAAGACGAAGATTACGAGCTCAGGCCCGACAGGGATGAGGTAGAGTCGGATACGGTGTACTCAAATCACCCGCCGTTCCTCGTCTCAGTGGGGCTACAGCTCGGGCTGATACTGGCTTGGAGGTTGCTTTGCTGA